A region of Bacillota bacterium DNA encodes the following proteins:
- a CDS encoding ABC transporter ATP-binding protein, whose protein sequence is MATDKYQDAAIVCERLTKRYGGKTAVDGINWVVPRGSVTGLVGPNGAGKTTTLKMLVGLVHPSEGQARVLGLDVVRDSLAIRARTGYMPEDDALPRWMTPRQAMEFSRRLYPTWSDQVARETLDLFGLPLGTPVAKMSKGMKRQLALALAVAQRPELLLLDEPTSGLDPERRRDFLNVILKSVAADGVTVVMSSHQLHEVERVADRVAFMRDGRIVRESDLDSLKESSRRIRVVFQGEPPADLARWEGVQRVEVDGRLHVLHVTGDVHALVARLQTFNPFVVEVIEQNLEDLYFETAEREESRS, encoded by the coding sequence ATGGCGACCGACAAGTACCAAGACGCGGCCATCGTGTGTGAACGGCTGACGAAGCGCTATGGCGGCAAGACGGCGGTGGACGGCATCAACTGGGTGGTGCCGCGGGGCAGCGTCACGGGGCTGGTGGGGCCCAACGGCGCCGGCAAGACGACGACGCTGAAAATGCTTGTCGGGCTCGTGCATCCGTCCGAGGGGCAGGCGCGAGTACTGGGGCTTGACGTCGTGCGCGACAGCCTGGCGATCCGAGCGCGCACCGGGTACATGCCGGAAGACGACGCGCTGCCGCGCTGGATGACGCCCCGGCAGGCCATGGAATTTTCCCGGCGGCTGTATCCGACGTGGAGCGACCAGGTGGCGCGAGAGACGCTGGATCTGTTCGGCTTGCCGCTTGGTACGCCGGTCGCGAAAATGTCGAAAGGCATGAAGCGGCAGCTGGCGCTGGCGCTGGCCGTCGCCCAACGGCCGGAACTGCTGCTTCTGGATGAGCCTACGTCGGGCCTGGATCCCGAGCGCCGGCGAGATTTCCTCAACGTCATCCTGAAATCGGTAGCCGCCGACGGCGTGACCGTTGTCATGTCGTCGCACCAGCTGCACGAGGTCGAGCGGGTCGCCGACCGGGTGGCGTTCATGCGGGATGGGCGCATCGTCCGGGAAAGCGACCTGGACTCTCTGAAAGAATCGTCGCGCCGCATCCGGGTCGTCTTCCAGGGCGAGCCGCCGGCTGACTTGGCCCGGTGGGAGGGCGTCCAGCGCGTCGAGGTGGACGGCCGCTTGCACGTGTTGCACGTCACCGGCGACGTCCACGCGTTGGTGGCCCGGCTGCAAACGTTCAATCCGTTTGTCGTCGAAGTCATCGAGCAAAACCTGGAAGACTTGTATTTCGAAACGGCCGAGAGGGAGGAGTCCCGCTCGTGA
- a CDS encoding GntR family transcriptional regulator encodes MRWHVNPHSGVPLYVQIEEQIKTAIASGVLQPGDRLPAVRELALELTINPNTVARAYRELERAGLIDTTPGRGTFVKAAQAPPMAETERRQRLAGIVRLMVTEARALGFSDDDIVAAVQAALRGEEA; translated from the coding sequence GTGCGGTGGCATGTCAATCCCCACAGCGGGGTGCCGCTGTACGTTCAAATCGAGGAGCAAATTAAGACGGCCATCGCTTCGGGCGTGCTGCAACCCGGCGACCGGCTGCCGGCGGTGCGCGAGCTGGCGCTGGAACTGACCATCAACCCGAACACCGTGGCGCGGGCGTACCGGGAGCTGGAGCGGGCCGGGCTCATCGATACCACGCCCGGGCGGGGGACGTTCGTCAAGGCGGCGCAGGCGCCGCCCATGGCGGAGACCGAGCGGCGGCAGCGGCTGGCCGGGATCGTCCGCCTGATGGTGACGGAGGCACGGGCGCTGGGCTTTTCCGACGACGACATCGTGGCGGCCGTTCAGGCGGCGCTGCGGGGGGAAGAAGCCTAG